A part of Sulfurirhabdus autotrophica genomic DNA contains:
- a CDS encoding FmdB family zinc ribbon protein, with protein MPIYEYKCTECGFQKEVIQKMSDATLTTCPECGKETFSKLVTAAGFQLKGNGWYQTDFKGGSSNKKEEAAAPAPTGCAGGTCHS; from the coding sequence ATGCCGATTTATGAGTATAAATGTACTGAATGTGGCTTTCAGAAAGAAGTTATTCAGAAAATGAGTGATGCAACGCTGACGACTTGTCCAGAGTGTGGCAAAGAAACGTTTAGTAAGTTGGTGACTGCTGCTGGTTTTCAGTTAAAGGGTAATGGCTGGTATCAGACCGATTTCAAGGGCGGATCTTCCAATAAAAAAGAAGAGGCGGCAGCGCCGGCTCCCACAGGTTGTGCCGGGGGTACTTGTCATTCCTAA
- a CDS encoding DUF502 domain-containing protein yields the protein MKRYFITGLLVWVPLVITLWVLNLIIGMMDMSLLLLPSAYQPVHVLGMNIPGLGVILTVAVILLTGLFTANMIGQRLIAFWESVLGRIPVVKTIYHGVKQVSDTLFSGNGESFRKVLLVHYPHPQAWSLAFQTSVPGKDVSAKLDGEYVGVFIPTTPSPVNGFYFFVKKSEVIELDMGVDQALKYIISMGVVAPPDKDLAVKLAPNN from the coding sequence ATGAAGCGGTATTTTATTACGGGTTTGCTGGTTTGGGTGCCTCTGGTGATTACCTTGTGGGTGCTGAATTTGATCATTGGCATGATGGACATGAGTCTGCTGTTGTTGCCTTCAGCGTACCAGCCGGTGCATGTTCTCGGAATGAACATTCCAGGATTGGGCGTTATTTTAACTGTTGCGGTGATTTTGTTGACGGGTCTGTTTACTGCCAATATGATTGGCCAGCGCCTGATTGCCTTCTGGGAATCTGTGCTCGGACGTATACCGGTTGTCAAAACGATTTATCATGGCGTCAAACAGGTAAGTGATACCCTTTTTTCAGGAAATGGCGAATCTTTTCGTAAGGTGTTGCTGGTGCATTATCCTCACCCTCAAGCCTGGTCACTTGCATTCCAGACATCTGTACCAGGTAAAGATGTGAGCGCTAAGCTGGATGGCGAATATGTGGGGGTGTTTATCCCGACAACTCCCAGCCCCGTCAATGGTTTTTACTTTTTTGTCAAAAAAAGTGAAGTGATCGAATTGGATATGGGCGTCGATCAGGCGCTTAAATACATTATTTCCATGGGGGTCGTGGCACCGCCAGATAAAGACTTAGCGGTAAAACTGGCACCGAATAATTAA
- the aspS gene encoding aspartate--tRNA ligase has protein sequence MMRTHYCGEVNREHLQQTVTFCGWAHRRRDHGGVIFIDLRDREGLVQVVCNPEQAETFKAAEGIRNEFVLKVTGVVRARPDGTVNTNLPTGEIEVVAQEIEVLNPSLTPPFLLDDEQLSENVRLTHRYLDLRRPVMQSNLKLRYRVAKTMRDYLDTHGFMEIETPMLTRSTPEGARDYLVPSRVHPGSFYALPQSPQLFKQLLMVAGYDRYFQITKCFRDEDLRADRQPEFTQVDIETSFMSEAEIMDMIEDMLRDMFKKVMDVDLPSPFPRMCYAEAMGRYGSDKPDMRIALEIIELTDIMRQVDFKVFREAADMEGGRVACLRVPQGGAMSRKEIDDYTDFVKIYGAKGLAYIKVNELAKGMEGLQSPILKFLTEPAVKSIIERSGASDGDLVFFGADKAKIVNEALGALRAKVGHERGFASKEWKPLWVVDFPMFELDEGNNRWQALHHPFTSPAEGHEHLLESDPGKALSKAYDIVLNGWEVGGGSVRIHRQEVQSKVFQALKISDEEAQEKFGFLLDALQYGAPPHGGLAFGLDRLVALMVGAESIRDVIAFPKTQRANDLLTQAPNVVDEAQLRELHIRLRQVDIAKS, from the coding sequence ATGATGCGTACTCATTATTGCGGTGAAGTGAACCGTGAACATTTACAGCAAACCGTAACTTTCTGTGGTTGGGCGCATCGTCGTCGTGATCATGGCGGTGTGATTTTTATTGACCTGCGTGACCGCGAGGGGCTGGTGCAGGTCGTATGTAATCCGGAACAAGCTGAGACTTTCAAGGCGGCAGAAGGCATTCGTAATGAGTTTGTGCTGAAGGTGACAGGAGTCGTGCGCGCTCGTCCAGATGGGACAGTAAACACTAACTTACCTACTGGTGAGATAGAAGTAGTAGCCCAGGAAATTGAGGTGCTCAACCCTTCTCTTACACCACCATTCCTTCTGGATGATGAACAGCTGAGCGAGAATGTGCGGCTGACACACCGTTATCTGGATTTGCGTCGCCCTGTGATGCAGTCTAACCTCAAGTTGCGTTACCGCGTGGCGAAAACCATGCGTGATTACCTTGATACCCATGGTTTCATGGAAATTGAAACCCCGATGCTGACGCGTTCGACTCCAGAAGGTGCGCGGGATTACCTGGTGCCTTCACGTGTGCACCCAGGGTCGTTTTACGCTCTGCCGCAATCTCCGCAACTGTTTAAGCAGTTGTTGATGGTGGCGGGATACGATCGCTATTTTCAGATTACCAAGTGTTTCCGTGATGAAGATTTGCGTGCAGATCGCCAGCCTGAATTTACCCAGGTGGATATTGAAACCTCATTCATGAGTGAGGCAGAAATCATGGATATGATTGAAGACATGTTGCGAGACATGTTCAAAAAAGTCATGGATGTGGACTTGCCGAGTCCGTTCCCGCGGATGTGTTATGCGGAAGCAATGGGGCGTTACGGCTCGGATAAGCCTGATATGCGTATTGCACTTGAAATCATCGAATTGACGGATATTATGCGTCAGGTTGATTTCAAGGTGTTCCGAGAAGCGGCAGATATGGAAGGTGGTCGTGTAGCCTGTTTACGCGTACCGCAGGGTGGTGCCATGTCACGTAAAGAAATTGATGACTATACGGATTTCGTCAAGATTTATGGCGCAAAAGGGTTAGCGTACATCAAAGTAAACGAACTAGCGAAAGGCATGGAAGGATTGCAGTCGCCTATCCTGAAGTTCCTGACGGAGCCAGCTGTCAAGAGCATTATTGAGCGTTCCGGCGCATCAGATGGTGATTTGGTGTTTTTTGGCGCGGATAAAGCAAAAATTGTGAACGAAGCTTTGGGCGCATTGCGTGCTAAAGTGGGTCATGAGCGTGGGTTTGCATCGAAAGAATGGAAACCTTTGTGGGTGGTTGATTTCCCTATGTTCGAACTGGATGAAGGAAATAATCGCTGGCAGGCATTGCATCATCCGTTCACCTCACCGGCAGAAGGTCACGAGCACTTGCTTGAGTCCGATCCGGGCAAGGCGCTATCCAAGGCTTACGATATCGTGTTGAACGGTTGGGAAGTGGGTGGTGGTTCGGTCCGTATTCATCGCCAGGAAGTGCAGTCCAAGGTATTTCAGGCGCTCAAGATCAGTGATGAAGAAGCACAGGAAAAATTTGGATTCTTGCTGGATGCGCTGCAATATGGCGCGCCACCCCACGGTGGTTTGGCCTTCGGGTTGGATCGGCTGGTGGCATTGATGGTGGGTGCAGAGTCTATCCGTGATGTGATTGCTTTCCCCAAAACTCAGCGTGCGAATGATTTGTTGACGCAAGCGCCGAATGTTGTGGATGAAGCGCAGTTGCGTGAATTGCATATTCGACTGCGTCAGGTTGATATTGCGAAATCCTGA
- the nudB gene encoding dihydroneopterin triphosphate diphosphatase: MSTYKVPVSVLVVIYTADLKVLLLDRADHPGYWQSVTGSQDAGETLEQTAAREVQEETGIDVSQYQLTDWNITNTYEIYPEWRHRYAPGVVSNTEHVFGLLVPQSVTVTLSPREHLHAVWLPRQEAEQKVFSPSNAAAIKLLASRNATSA; this comes from the coding sequence GTGAGTACTTACAAAGTCCCGGTGTCGGTGCTGGTGGTTATTTATACTGCAGATCTCAAGGTGTTATTGCTGGATCGGGCTGACCATCCAGGGTATTGGCAGTCGGTGACCGGTAGTCAGGATGCAGGAGAAACGCTAGAACAAACAGCGGCCCGGGAAGTGCAGGAAGAAACGGGAATTGATGTATCACAATACCAACTAACTGACTGGAATATCACTAATACTTATGAGATCTATCCAGAATGGCGGCACCGTTATGCGCCAGGGGTGGTCTCGAATACTGAACATGTGTTTGGTTTGTTGGTGCCACAATCTGTTACAGTCACCTTATCGCCCCGAGAGCACTTGCACGCCGTCTGGTTGCCACGCCAGGAAGCAGAGCAGAAGGTTTTTTCGCCGAGCAACGCTGCAGCAATAAAATTGCTGGCATCCAGAAACGCAACGAGCGCGTGA
- the nadA gene encoding quinolinate synthase NadA: protein MQVSPIAFDRFNQMQDEACQDRILAAKAVLGERLVILGHHYQRDDVYQHADYTGDSLKLSYLAASSNAEYIVFCGVHFMAEVADILSRPEQISILPDLSAGCSMADMASLSKVTRAWRELSEVLDPDEMITPVTYINSAADLKSFCGEHGGIVCTSTNARKILEWSFSRREKILFFPDQHLGRNTGYKMGIPLDEMVVWDFDQPLGGLTPEQIKKAKMILWKGFCSVHQMFQPQHILKFRNQHPEGLVISHPENNFEVCQLSDYVGSTEYIIQTIAAAAPNTHWLVGTELNLVNRLAVQFKDEGKVIQFMSPTVCMCSTMARIDPQHLAWVLENLVEGKVVNQIKVPQKEAEMARLALQRMLDVS from the coding sequence ATGCAAGTTAGCCCGATTGCTTTTGACCGATTTAACCAGATGCAGGATGAGGCATGTCAGGATCGTATTTTGGCAGCCAAAGCCGTGCTGGGAGAACGTCTGGTTATTCTGGGACATCATTATCAGCGTGATGATGTATATCAGCACGCTGATTACACGGGCGATTCCCTGAAACTTTCCTATCTGGCCGCCAGCTCCAACGCTGAATATATTGTTTTTTGTGGTGTGCATTTCATGGCGGAAGTGGCAGATATATTATCTCGCCCGGAACAAATTTCCATTTTGCCTGACCTCTCAGCGGGTTGTTCCATGGCAGACATGGCTTCACTGTCTAAAGTAACTCGTGCCTGGCGTGAATTATCCGAAGTGCTGGACCCGGACGAAATGATTACCCCGGTGACCTATATAAATTCCGCTGCAGATCTGAAGTCTTTCTGTGGAGAACATGGCGGGATTGTTTGCACATCAACCAACGCCCGCAAAATTCTGGAATGGTCATTTTCCCGGCGCGAGAAAATCCTGTTTTTCCCTGATCAGCACTTAGGGCGGAATACCGGTTACAAAATGGGTATCCCTCTGGATGAAATGGTGGTGTGGGATTTTGATCAGCCACTAGGCGGGCTGACTCCTGAACAAATCAAAAAAGCCAAAATGATTTTGTGGAAGGGGTTTTGCTCTGTGCACCAGATGTTCCAACCCCAGCATATTTTAAAATTTCGAAACCAGCACCCGGAAGGGTTAGTTATTTCTCATCCCGAAAATAATTTTGAAGTGTGTCAGTTATCTGATTATGTCGGTTCGACTGAGTATATTATCCAGACTATTGCTGCTGCAGCACCGAACACACACTGGCTGGTCGGGACAGAACTGAATCTGGTAAATCGTCTGGCAGTTCAGTTCAAGGATGAAGGTAAAGTTATCCAGTTTATGTCCCCCACAGTTTGCATGTGTTCTACTATGGCTCGCATTGATCCGCAACATTTGGCCTGGGTGCTGGAAAATCTGGTTGAAGGAAAAGTGGTTAACCAGATCAAAGTGCCGCAGAAAGAGGCGGAAATGGCTAGGCTGGCGTTACAACGGATGCTGGATGTGTCATGA
- a CDS encoding fumarylacetoacetate hydrolase family protein, with protein MAYWIRFEHNGLTGFGMLDAENIRVYRGDMFKNPEATGETLALDAVKVLTPTEPSKMIVMFNNSHAIIAKKNAATPEYPLFFLKPSSTFLSHNQTIVLPHRHSSRVVLEGELGVVIGKTCKDVSVEQAKDVIFGYTCVNDVTAQDIVEHPTLPQHVYSKAFDSFGVFGAVVATDIDPYALEVESWLNGKQCQQFSVRDYVFGPFELVAFLSEIMTLTPGDIISCGTSLGVAPLSAGDRVEVRIPGVGSLVNSVA; from the coding sequence ATGGCGTATTGGATAAGATTTGAACATAATGGTCTGACTGGTTTCGGTATGCTGGATGCCGAAAATATTCGGGTTTACCGGGGTGACATGTTTAAAAATCCGGAAGCGACGGGTGAAACCCTTGCTTTGGATGCCGTGAAGGTATTAACGCCAACCGAACCAAGCAAAATGATCGTCATGTTTAATAATTCCCATGCAATCATTGCGAAAAAAAATGCGGCAACACCGGAATACCCTCTGTTCTTTTTAAAACCATCCAGTACTTTTCTTTCCCACAATCAAACCATCGTGCTTCCCCATCGCCATAGCTCACGTGTGGTGCTTGAGGGAGAGTTGGGCGTGGTTATCGGTAAGACTTGTAAAGACGTATCGGTTGAGCAGGCGAAAGACGTGATTTTCGGTTATACCTGCGTCAATGATGTGACCGCGCAGGATATTGTGGAACACCCGACGCTGCCGCAGCATGTGTATTCAAAAGCTTTCGATTCGTTCGGTGTTTTTGGCGCAGTGGTGGCAACGGATATTGATCCTTATGCATTAGAGGTTGAATCCTGGCTGAACGGGAAACAATGTCAGCAATTTTCAGTTCGGGATTATGTGTTCGGGCCTTTTGAATTGGTTGCCTTTCTGTCTGAAATCATGACACTGACTCCCGGGGACATCATTTCCTGTGGCACTTCTCTGGGGGTGGCGCCTCTTTCTGCTGGAGATCGAGTAGAAGTGCGGATTCCGGGGGTGGGCAGTCTCGTCAATTCTGTGGCTTAA
- a CDS encoding endonuclease/exonuclease/phosphatase family protein yields MNRTLHIATYNIHKGFSHFNRRMVMHELRDSLHAIHADVVFLQEVLGNHERHAERYTNWPEKPQYEFLADSVWTDFAYGKNAAYDGGHHGNAILSRFPIVKWENENISAHRFEHRGMLHCEIAIPGWDEPLHCVNVHLGLFGRGRKTQLLALRSRIEKLVPPHHPLIIAGDFNDWRIQAGEVLSGLLNLHEVFESAHGKPARSFPSLLPLFHLDRIYVRGFQVKTAQVLHGRPWSKISDHAALSATMIRL; encoded by the coding sequence ATGAATAGAACCCTGCATATAGCGACTTACAATATCCATAAAGGGTTTTCCCATTTTAACCGGCGCATGGTGATGCACGAACTGCGGGATAGTTTGCATGCTATCCATGCAGATGTGGTGTTCCTGCAGGAAGTGCTGGGTAATCATGAACGTCACGCCGAGCGCTATACAAATTGGCCGGAAAAACCACAATATGAGTTTCTTGCAGATTCAGTGTGGACCGACTTTGCCTATGGTAAAAATGCTGCTTATGATGGCGGGCACCACGGTAATGCGATTCTGAGCCGTTTTCCGATAGTTAAATGGGAAAATGAAAATATCTCAGCCCATCGTTTTGAACACCGTGGCATGTTGCACTGCGAAATTGCAATTCCCGGTTGGGATGAGCCTTTGCACTGTGTCAACGTGCATCTCGGTTTATTCGGACGTGGCAGAAAAACACAGTTATTAGCGTTACGTAGCCGGATTGAGAAACTTGTTCCTCCGCATCATCCTCTGATCATTGCGGGCGATTTTAACGATTGGCGCATTCAGGCAGGCGAGGTTTTATCCGGCTTGCTCAACTTGCATGAGGTTTTTGAAAGTGCTCACGGAAAACCTGCGCGAAGTTTCCCTTCGTTACTTCCCCTGTTTCATCTGGATCGAATTTACGTGCGCGGTTTTCAGGTAAAAACTGCGCAAGTACTGCATGGCCGGCCATGGTCAAAGATTTCTGATCATGCCGCGCTTTCCGCGACCATGATCAGACTATGA
- the clsB gene encoding cardiolipin synthase ClsB: MTHLIPGNHITLLQNGEAYFPAIISAFELAEHEIYLESYIFEDDATGQRVAEALKHAAKRGVKTHVLVDGFGSKNLPQSMIDSMSDAGVRVLKFRPKISPWTFRRQRLRRLHRKIVVVDQEIAFVGGINIIDDMDTPGHTPPRYDYAVAVEGPLVGIIHAAVRHVWSLVSWTHLHQGWLRDRGVPVSSVAKGTMRAAFLVRDNLRHRRDIEEAYLSAIEKAQTEIIIANAYFLPGISFRHALTEAAARGVRVILLLQGRVEYLLLHYASRALYGNFLEAGIEIYEYHKSFMHAKVAVIDGHWATVGSSNIDPFSLLLSREANVVVENKEFAGALRQNLLQSMETGSRPVLKISWKRQFMLTRLVSWLSYGLVRFMMGVAGYAREKNNEKI; the protein is encoded by the coding sequence ATGACGCACTTAATTCCAGGTAATCACATAACCCTGTTGCAAAATGGTGAGGCTTATTTTCCTGCCATCATTTCAGCATTTGAACTAGCTGAGCATGAGATTTATCTGGAAAGTTATATTTTCGAAGATGATGCAACTGGCCAACGTGTAGCAGAAGCACTAAAGCATGCTGCAAAGCGAGGCGTGAAAACGCATGTGCTGGTAGATGGATTCGGCTCGAAAAATTTGCCGCAATCCATGATCGACTCCATGAGCGATGCAGGTGTGCGAGTGCTCAAGTTTCGTCCAAAAATATCCCCGTGGACTTTCCGACGTCAGCGATTAAGGCGTTTGCACCGTAAAATTGTGGTGGTGGATCAGGAAATCGCATTTGTAGGGGGCATTAACATCATTGATGATATGGATACCCCTGGGCATACGCCGCCGCGTTATGACTATGCAGTAGCTGTGGAGGGACCGTTGGTTGGAATCATTCATGCTGCAGTACGGCATGTCTGGTCACTGGTTTCCTGGACGCATTTACACCAGGGCTGGTTGCGTGACAGAGGGGTTCCTGTTTCTTCCGTTGCAAAAGGCACGATGCGTGCTGCTTTTCTGGTGAGAGATAATCTCCGGCATCGTCGTGATATTGAAGAGGCTTATCTTAGTGCAATTGAAAAGGCGCAAACCGAAATTATTATCGCCAATGCTTATTTTTTGCCGGGTATCAGTTTTCGGCATGCGCTGACAGAAGCGGCTGCCCGTGGTGTGCGTGTGATTCTATTGTTGCAGGGCAGGGTGGAATACTTGTTGCTGCATTATGCTTCGCGGGCATTGTATGGCAATTTTCTGGAAGCAGGGATTGAAATATACGAGTATCACAAGAGCTTTATGCATGCCAAGGTGGCTGTAATCGACGGACATTGGGCCACAGTGGGCTCGTCAAACATTGATCCATTCAGTTTACTGCTTTCCCGCGAAGCAAATGTGGTGGTGGAAAATAAAGAATTCGCAGGGGCATTGCGGCAAAATTTGCTGCAGTCTATGGAAACAGGTTCGCGACCTGTGCTGAAAATAAGCTGGAAGCGGCAATTTATGCTTACTCGGTTGGTGAGTTGGTTAAGCTATGGTCTAGTGCGATTTATGATGGGAGTTGCAGGATATGCCCGTGAAAAGAATAACGAAAAAATCTGA
- a CDS encoding YebC/PmpR family DNA-binding transcriptional regulator — MAGHSKWANIKHKKERADAKRGKIFTRLIKEITVSARMGGGDPSTNPRLRLAVEKAYDQNMPKDNVERAIKRGSGDLEGVNYEELRYEGYGIGGAAVMVDCLTDNKTRTVADVRHAFTKYGGNLGTDGSVAFLFKHCGQMLFSPETDEDALMEAALEAGAEDIITNDDGSIEVITGPYELSSVKMALEKAGFKPEMAEVTMKPSVENEFTGDDAVKMQKLLDALESLDDVQDVYTSAVIDE, encoded by the coding sequence ATGGCAGGTCATAGTAAATGGGCAAATATCAAGCACAAAAAAGAACGTGCCGATGCCAAGCGTGGCAAAATTTTCACGCGCCTGATTAAAGAAATTACAGTTTCCGCCAGAATGGGCGGTGGAGATCCTTCAACCAACCCGCGTTTAAGGCTGGCGGTTGAAAAAGCATACGATCAGAATATGCCCAAGGATAACGTCGAGCGAGCGATCAAGCGCGGCAGCGGCGATCTGGAAGGGGTGAATTATGAGGAGTTGCGTTACGAAGGTTACGGTATTGGCGGTGCTGCCGTAATGGTGGATTGTCTGACAGACAATAAAACCCGTACTGTAGCGGATGTGCGTCATGCTTTTACCAAGTACGGGGGTAATTTAGGTACAGATGGTTCCGTCGCATTTTTATTCAAGCATTGCGGCCAGATGCTGTTTTCGCCAGAAACTGATGAAGATGCATTAATGGAAGCCGCGCTGGAAGCAGGGGCGGAAGATATCATTACCAATGATGATGGCAGTATTGAAGTGATCACCGGCCCTTATGAGCTTTCATCGGTGAAAATGGCTCTGGAAAAAGCTGGATTTAAGCCGGAAATGGCTGAAGTGACCATGAAACCAAGTGTTGAAAACGAGTTCACCGGCGACGATGCTGTCAAAATGCAAAAGTTGCTTGATGCATTGGAAAGTCTGGACGACGTGCAGGATGTGTATACATCCGCCGTTATTGATGAGTAA
- the ruvC gene encoding crossover junction endodeoxyribonuclease RuvC — protein sequence MSNSGSAVIRILGIDPGLRVTGFGVIDKTGNKLSYVASGCIRTEVGLLPLRLKTILDGLGEVIATYHPEHAAVEEVFVNVNPKSTLLLGQARGAAICAAVSNHLLVSEYTALQVKQAVVGNGHAKKEQVQEMVKRLLSLGGEPQADAADALACAICHAHGGLGLGKLATQGYRVKGGRLIG from the coding sequence ATGAGTAATTCAGGGAGCGCCGTCATTCGAATACTCGGGATAGATCCCGGTCTGCGTGTAACAGGATTTGGTGTGATTGATAAAACGGGCAACAAGCTCAGCTACGTTGCCAGCGGATGTATCAGAACCGAAGTTGGATTGCTGCCGCTGCGACTTAAAACCATACTCGACGGCCTGGGTGAAGTAATCGCCACTTATCATCCTGAACATGCAGCAGTAGAAGAAGTGTTTGTAAACGTCAATCCAAAATCCACGTTGCTCTTGGGCCAGGCACGCGGTGCCGCAATTTGTGCTGCTGTATCCAATCATTTGCTGGTGTCAGAATACACCGCATTGCAAGTAAAGCAGGCTGTAGTGGGCAACGGTCATGCCAAAAAAGAACAAGTGCAGGAAATGGTCAAGCGCCTGTTAAGCCTTGGTGGAGAACCTCAGGCGGATGCCGCAGATGCACTGGCTTGCGCGATTTGCCACGCCCACGGTGGCTTGGGGTTGGGTAAACTGGCCACCCAAGGTTATCGTGTGAAAGGGGGGCGTTTGATTGGTTAA
- the ruvA gene encoding Holliday junction branch migration protein RuvA, with the protein MIGRISGKLLEKNPPQILVDVSGVGYEIDVPMSTFYNLPVLGAEVVLHTQLIVREDAHLLYGFGTDAERKTFRQLLKVSGVGAKMALAVLSGLSVSDLSQVVASQDAGRLTKVPGVGKKTAERLLLELRDKLDISVAMAAGTVAVGEQGSDVLNALLSLGYNEKEAVWAVKQLPAGLGVSDGIRQALKFLSKA; encoded by the coding sequence ATGATAGGCAGAATATCCGGCAAGCTTCTGGAAAAAAATCCTCCCCAAATCTTGGTCGATGTCAGTGGTGTGGGCTATGAAATCGATGTGCCCATGAGTACCTTTTACAATTTGCCGGTTTTGGGCGCAGAAGTGGTGTTGCATACGCAATTAATCGTGCGTGAAGATGCGCATCTTTTGTATGGGTTTGGGACAGATGCCGAACGTAAAACATTCCGTCAATTGTTAAAGGTAAGTGGCGTCGGTGCAAAAATGGCATTGGCAGTATTGAGTGGTTTAAGCGTTAGCGACTTATCACAGGTGGTGGCATCTCAGGACGCAGGCAGACTGACGAAAGTGCCCGGTGTGGGTAAGAAAACGGCTGAGCGCCTGTTGCTGGAGTTGCGGGATAAGCTGGATATCAGTGTGGCTATGGCTGCTGGTACGGTAGCAGTTGGTGAGCAAGGAAGTGATGTCCTCAATGCGTTGTTGTCATTAGGTTATAATGAAAAAGAAGCGGTGTGGGCAGTCAAGCAATTGCCTGCAGGTTTGGGCGTATCAGATGGTATCCGGCAAGCTTTGAAATTCTTGTCGAAAGCATAG
- the ruvB gene encoding Holliday junction branch migration DNA helicase RuvB → MIETDRLITAAPISPKEEAQERALRPKQLDEYVGQEKIRGQLQIFIEAARNRSESLDHVLLFGPPGLGKTTLAHIIAREMGVNLRQTSGPVLERAGDLAALLTNLEPNDVLFIDEIHRLSPVVEEILYPALEDFQLDIMIGEGPAARSVKLDLPPFTLVGATTRAGMLTNPLRDRFGIVARLEFYTPEELKKIVTRSAGLLNVEISSDGSLEIARRARGTPRIANRLLRRVRDYAEVKADGDVTRDVADAALLMLDVDVIGLDVMDRKLLQTVIEKFGGGPVGVDNLAAAIGEERDTIEDVLEPYLIQQGYLQRTPRGRIATASAYRHFGFAIPGGQVAGDMWDESQ, encoded by the coding sequence ATGATTGAAACAGACCGCTTAATTACCGCTGCACCCATATCCCCAAAAGAAGAAGCGCAGGAACGGGCACTACGTCCGAAGCAACTGGACGAATATGTCGGCCAGGAAAAAATTCGCGGCCAGTTGCAGATCTTTATCGAGGCCGCCCGCAATCGTAGTGAGTCGTTAGATCATGTCCTGCTTTTCGGCCCGCCAGGGTTGGGTAAAACGACGCTGGCGCACATTATTGCCAGAGAAATGGGCGTGAATCTACGTCAGACTTCAGGCCCGGTGCTGGAACGAGCAGGAGATCTAGCAGCGCTGCTAACGAACCTGGAACCCAATGACGTATTGTTCATCGATGAAATTCATCGCTTAAGCCCCGTTGTAGAAGAGATTTTATATCCTGCACTGGAAGATTTTCAGCTGGATATCATGATTGGTGAAGGGCCGGCAGCGCGTTCGGTCAAGCTGGATTTGCCACCGTTTACTTTGGTTGGCGCAACCACCCGGGCAGGCATGCTTACCAACCCACTGCGCGACCGGTTTGGTATTGTGGCAAGACTTGAATTCTATACGCCCGAAGAACTGAAAAAAATTGTGACCCGTTCTGCCGGGTTGCTGAATGTGGAAATTTCTAGCGATGGTTCGCTGGAAATTGCTCGACGTGCTCGTGGCACGCCGCGCATTGCTAATCGGTTATTGCGCCGGGTGAGGGATTATGCAGAAGTCAAAGCGGATGGAGACGTAACCCGTGATGTGGCGGATGCCGCTTTGCTGATGCTGGACGTGGATGTAATCGGTCTCGATGTCATGGACCGAAAACTGCTCCAGACAGTCATTGAAAAATTCGGGGGTGGCCCTGTCGGCGTTGATAACCTGGCAGCGGCGATTGGCGAAGAGCGAGATACCATCGAAGATGTATTAGAACCGTACCTGATACAGCAAGGTTATCTGCAACGTACGCCACGGGGGCGCATTGCCACTGCTTCGGCATATCGGCATTTTGGTTTTGCAATACCTGGTGGTCAGGTAGCTGGGGATATGTGGGATGAATCCCAGTGA
- the ybgC gene encoding tol-pal system-associated acyl-CoA thioesterase, which translates to MHESREWQPELNPKLFTWTVRVYYEDTDSGGVVYYANYLKFMERARTEWLRAAGFDQSVLLNEHRVIFVVRSVAIEYIKPAIFDDALAVTVHPTHIGRSQIVFQQTVERGDVLTKAEVKIVCVNGDTFKPVKIPETIRQKLGNEN; encoded by the coding sequence TTGCATGAAAGTCGTGAGTGGCAGCCAGAATTGAACCCGAAACTATTTACCTGGACAGTCAGGGTGTATTACGAAGATACCGACTCAGGCGGGGTGGTTTATTATGCCAATTACCTTAAGTTCATGGAGCGGGCCCGGACGGAATGGTTGCGTGCAGCAGGCTTTGATCAATCTGTGTTGTTGAATGAACATCGTGTCATTTTTGTTGTGCGCTCGGTTGCGATAGAATATATCAAACCAGCGATATTTGATGATGCGCTGGCTGTCACTGTTCATCCCACACATATTGGCCGTAGCCAGATAGTTTTTCAGCAAACGGTGGAACGGGGGGATGTTCTTACAAAAGCAGAAGTGAAAATCGTCTGTGTCAACGGCGATACATTCAAACCTGTTAAAATCCCTGAAACAATCAGACAAAAATTAGGGAATGAAAATTGA